A part of Bacillus rossius redtenbacheri isolate Brsri chromosome 1, Brsri_v3, whole genome shotgun sequence genomic DNA contains:
- the LOC134527191 gene encoding tigger transposable element-derived protein 6-like, which yields MLKLNVFKYCRENGITHRFTKETAGRYWLNGFLARNPEISKRKAQRLNPARAQKLNKFIVGDHFEKLQNVLAENKFLNFPEKIFNMDEKGCRLQLHKDPEVLAKKGSKRVHIVAKERGESVTVVACGNATGNVIPPMILFPGLRKNPAWEKNLPTGSTTIMTRKGSMTTESFVSFLNHFSRFKPSGPCLLIFDGAKSHLDYSICEVAEQNEIILYCLPSNTTHELQPLDKGCFQSFEIFWDQHTLLYFNMHKEQQDISKLNFADVFTPTWEKLMTQANMKSGFKATGIFPFNPFVIPEEAFAPSIATELPPPNTKMADETVTAYALQEQHNANDDHSLAGPSGLQTNVSQLGSRHSTSSSSDSDITGDLAQPLSSSDYSDSLHIPESTANLSRRGSIGEMLPTPKKKRKTTRVMKPAINNRGVVLNKSLFEDNKDVKLDSSKNSGNSKKYNTKSVRQMTASKKSESWYCAICCNDEVKDMRLCGVCEIYVHEECVGLTKDHKEFFICPKCLL from the coding sequence ATGCTcaagttaaatgtttttaaatactgccgTGAAAATGGGATAACTCACCGGTTCACTAAAgaaactgcaggtcgctactGGTTGAATGGCTTTTTGGCCAGAAATCCTGAAATTAGCAAACGAAAAGCTCAAAGGCTAAATCCTGCCCGAGCTCAAAAGCTTAACAAATTCATAGTTGGAGACCATTTTGAAAAATTGCAGAATGTCCTTGCTGAGAACAAGTTTTTAAACTtccctgaaaaaatattcaacatggaTGAGAAGGGTTGTAGGTTACAACTGCACAAAGATCCAGAGGTTTTGGCGAAAAAGGGGTCAAAGCGCGTCCATATTGTTGCAAAGGAACGTGGCGAGAGTGTTACTGTTGTAGCCTGTGGAAATGCTACTGGAAATGTCATTCCCCCAATGATCCTATTCCCTGGATTAAGAAAAAATCCagcttgggaaaaaaatttacctacAGGTTCAACAACAATAATGACTCGAAAAGGTAGCATGACAACCGAATCTTTTGTGTCCTTCCTGAATCACTTCTCTAGGTTCAAGCCAAGTGGGCCTTGTCTTCTGATTTTTGATGGGGCTAAGTCACATTTAGACTACAGCATATGTGAAGTTGCAGAacagaatgaaattattttgtactgTCTTCCGTCAAACACGACTCATGAGTTACAGCCTTTAGACAAAGGTTGTTTCCaaagttttgagattttttgggatCAGCACACACTcctttattttaatatgcacaAAGAACAGCAAGACATTTCCAAATTGAACTTTGCTGATGTTTTTACACCAACATGGGAAAAGTTAATGACACAAGCAAACATGAAAAGTGGATTTAAGGCTACTGGCATTTTCCCCTTCAATCCGTTCGTGATTCCAGAAGAGGCCTTTGCACCCAGCATAGCTACTGAGCTTCCGCCACCTAACACAAAAATGGCAGACGAAACTGTAACCGCTTATGCGTTGCAGGAACAACATAATGCCAATGACGACCATTCATTGGCAGGTCCGTCTGGTCTACAGACAAATGTTAGCCAGCTTGGTTCTAGACACAGCACCAGTTCATCATCTGATTCAGATATCACAGGAGACTTGGCACAACCTTTAAGTTCTTCAGATTACTCTGATAGTTTGCATATTCCCGAAAGTACTGCAAATCTGTCCAGGCGTGGTTCCATTGGAGAAATGCTACCTACACCAAAGAAAAAACGGAAAACCACACGGGTTATGAAACCTGCTATAAACAACAGGGGTGTTGTACTGAATAAATCTTTATTTGAAGATAACAAGGATGTAAAGTTAGATAGCAGCAAGAACAGTGGAAAcagcaaaaaatataatacaaagtcTGTTCGCCAGATGACTGCTTCAAAGAAGTCTGAGAGTTGGTACTGTGCAATTTGTTGCAATGATGAAGTGAAGGATATGAGACTGTGCGGAGTTTGTGAAATATATGTCCATGAAGAATGTGTTGGCCTCACCAAAGATCACAAAGAGTTTTTTATTTGCCCGAAATGTTTATTATAG